A window from Pseudomonas sp. MRSN 12121 encodes these proteins:
- a CDS encoding DUF4124 domain-containing protein — protein sequence MRLHCLYLLLLTALPAAAQIYRYTDANGNPAYSDRPPAGVQGQAVELAPLNRIAPPRPTLAPASEPELLPPASAPTYSTLELNGIPNGGVVRANNGTFNVEVRLQPPLHSTHRLRLLLDDQPYGQPDTAPSLQLLNLDRGEHRLAVQVLDGEQVVQQSPTLTFTLQRVHRP from the coding sequence ATGCGCTTGCACTGCCTGTATCTGCTGTTGCTGACCGCGCTGCCGGCCGCTGCGCAGATCTATCGCTACACCGATGCTAACGGCAACCCCGCCTACAGCGACCGACCACCCGCCGGGGTGCAGGGCCAGGCGGTCGAACTGGCACCGTTGAACCGCATTGCCCCGCCCCGCCCCACCCTCGCGCCGGCCAGCGAGCCCGAACTACTGCCGCCGGCCAGCGCCCCGACCTACAGCACCCTGGAACTGAACGGCATACCCAACGGCGGTGTGGTGCGCGCCAATAACGGCACCTTCAACGTCGAGGTCCGCCTGCAACCGCCCCTGCACAGCACCCACCGCCTGCGCCTGCTGCTGGACGACCAGCCCTATGGCCAGCCCGACACCGCGCCGAGCCTGCAACTGCTGAACCTCGACCGCGGCGAACACCGCCTGGCGGTGCAGGTGCTCGATGGCGAACAGGTGGTGCAACAAAGCCCGACGCTGACCTTCACCCTGCAACGGGTACATCGGCCCTGA
- a CDS encoding acyl-CoA dehydrogenase family protein — MTALPEAAPDTLNIPDSRGLNLFDCDAGLAALLGVYLPPELYAQWLPTLRQLGARAGGELDVLALSADKNPPQLLPRTRRGEDLQSIRKHPDFVALERAAYAELGLASMSHCAEPVAPLVKYALTFLFVQAEFGLCCPVSMTDSLTRTLRKFGSPELVARYLPSLASRDFDQLFQGAMFMTEQAAGSDVARTETRARLEHGEWRLFGDKWFCSNPDADLAMVLARPEDAPAGMKGVSLFLLPKVRPDGSRNAYRILRLKDKLGSRSMASGEISLDGATAYLIGEVGRGFQQMADMINMSRLSNGVRAAGLMRRGVNEALYVARHRRAFGRHLIEMPLMQRQLLKMMLPAEQARSMFMQIASLLPRADAGDEAARKCVRILTPLIKFRACRDARRVTGDAMEVRGGVGYIEEWSDARLVRDAHLGSIWEGTSNIVALDIARAVTREQALEPLRHYLAGLLAEADLPQASQRLFETALQRAVAAIEKVAQEHRDDQVRLAGSALYHIATAIFMAWEASRQAPDYRRLALAHLLLQHKLLPRDPLRPEPALAPELLARLADESPLSKTQAMQLLPA; from the coding sequence ATGACCGCCCTGCCGGAAGCTGCCCCCGACACCCTGAATATCCCCGACAGCCGGGGCCTGAACCTGTTCGATTGCGACGCCGGCCTGGCCGCGCTGCTGGGCGTCTACCTGCCGCCGGAACTCTACGCCCAGTGGCTGCCGACCCTGCGCCAGCTCGGCGCCAGGGCCGGTGGCGAGCTGGATGTGCTGGCGCTGTCGGCGGACAAGAACCCGCCGCAGTTGCTGCCCCGCACCCGCCGTGGCGAAGACCTGCAAAGCATCCGCAAGCACCCGGATTTCGTCGCCCTGGAGCGCGCCGCCTATGCCGAGCTGGGGCTGGCCTCCATGAGCCATTGCGCCGAGCCGGTGGCGCCGCTGGTCAAGTACGCCCTGACCTTTCTTTTCGTGCAGGCCGAGTTCGGCCTGTGCTGCCCGGTGAGCATGACCGACTCGCTGACCCGCACCCTGCGCAAGTTCGGTTCGCCGGAACTGGTGGCGCGCTACTTGCCGTCGCTGGCCTCGCGGGATTTCGACCAGCTGTTCCAGGGCGCCATGTTCATGACCGAACAGGCGGCCGGCTCCGACGTGGCGCGCACCGAAACCCGCGCGCGCCTGGAGCACGGCGAGTGGCGCCTGTTCGGCGACAAATGGTTCTGCTCCAACCCGGACGCCGACCTGGCGATGGTCCTGGCCCGGCCGGAAGACGCGCCAGCGGGCATGAAAGGGGTCAGCCTGTTCCTGCTGCCCAAGGTGCGCCCCGACGGTTCGCGCAACGCCTACCGGATCCTGCGCCTTAAAGACAAGCTGGGCAGTCGCTCCATGGCCAGCGGCGAGATCAGCCTGGACGGCGCCACCGCCTACCTGATCGGCGAGGTCGGCCGTGGGTTCCAGCAGATGGCCGACATGATCAACATGTCGCGCCTGTCCAACGGCGTGCGCGCGGCCGGGTTGATGCGCCGCGGGGTCAACGAGGCGCTGTATGTGGCGCGCCATCGCCGGGCCTTCGGCCGCCATCTGATCGAAATGCCGCTGATGCAGCGCCAGTTGTTGAAAATGATGCTGCCCGCCGAGCAGGCCCGCTCGATGTTCATGCAGATCGCCAGCTTGCTGCCCAGGGCCGATGCCGGAGACGAGGCGGCGCGCAAATGCGTGCGCATCCTTACCCCGCTGATCAAGTTCCGCGCTTGCCGCGATGCGCGCCGGGTCACCGGCGATGCCATGGAGGTGCGCGGCGGGGTCGGCTACATCGAGGAGTGGAGCGATGCGCGGCTGGTGCGCGATGCCCACCTGGGCTCGATCTGGGAGGGCACCAGCAACATCGTCGCCCTGGATATCGCCCGCGCCGTGACCCGCGAGCAGGCCCTGGAACCCCTGCGGCATTACCTCGCCGGCCTGCTCGCCGAGGCCGACCTGCCGCAGGCCAGCCAGCGCCTGTTCGAGACGGCCCTGCAGCGCGCGGTCGCGGCCATCGAAAAGGTGGCGCAAGAGCACCGCGACGATCAGGTGCGCCTGGCCGGCAGCGCGCTTTATCACATCGCCACGGCGATCTTCATGGCCTGGGAGGCGAGCCGCCAGGCGCCCGATTACCGGCGTCTGGCCCTGGCGCACCTGCTGCTCCAGCACAAGCTGCTACCGCGCGACCCGCTGCGGCCGGAACCGGCGCTCGCGCCCGAGCTGCTGGCGCGCCTGGCGGATGAAAGCCCGCTGTCGAAAACCCAGGCCATGCAGTTGCTGCCGGCCTGA
- a CDS encoding enoyl-CoA hydratase — MSCPSVSPQPLVLLEQPAPGVALLRLNRPQALNALNMALREALAEHFRRLDDCPQTRVVVLTGGDRVFAAGADLGELVEASALQLYARHAERHWQAISACRKPVIAAVNGYALGGGCELAMHCDLIVAGQSARFAQPEIKVGVMPGAGGIQRLLRAVGKFQALRLLLTGCQVPADEALRLGLVSEVVADHDTLPRALALASTIAAMPPLAVAQIKEVLLAGMDMPLEQALVLERKAFQLLFGSRDQREGMQAFLHKRKPQFQGE; from the coding sequence ATGAGTTGCCCATCCGTTAGTCCTCAACCCCTGGTTCTGCTGGAGCAGCCCGCGCCGGGCGTGGCGCTGCTGCGGCTGAACCGTCCCCAGGCCCTCAATGCGCTGAACATGGCGTTGCGCGAGGCCCTGGCCGAACACTTCCGCCGCCTGGATGACTGCCCGCAGACCCGGGTGGTGGTGCTGACCGGCGGCGACAGGGTGTTCGCCGCCGGCGCCGACCTCGGCGAGCTGGTGGAGGCCAGCGCGCTGCAACTCTATGCCCGGCACGCCGAGCGGCACTGGCAGGCGATTTCCGCGTGCCGCAAGCCGGTGATCGCGGCGGTCAACGGCTACGCTCTGGGCGGTGGCTGCGAACTGGCGATGCATTGCGACCTGATCGTCGCCGGCCAGTCGGCGCGTTTCGCCCAGCCGGAAATCAAGGTCGGGGTGATGCCGGGGGCCGGTGGCATCCAGCGCCTGCTGCGCGCGGTCGGCAAGTTCCAGGCCCTGCGCCTGTTGCTCACCGGCTGCCAGGTGCCGGCCGACGAAGCGTTGCGCCTGGGCCTGGTCAGCGAGGTGGTGGCGGACCACGACACCCTGCCGCGCGCGCTGGCCCTGGCCAGCACCATTGCCGCCATGCCGCCGCTGGCCGTGGCGCAGATCAAGGAAGTGTTGCTGGCCGGCATGGACATGCCGCTGGAGCAGGCGCTGGTGCTGGAGCGCAAGGCCTTCCAGCTGCTGTTTGGCTCTCGTGACCAGCGCGAGGGCATGCAGGCCTTTCTGCACAAGCGCAAACCGCAATTCCAGGGGGAATGA
- a CDS encoding bifunctional transcriptional activator/DNA repair enzyme AdaA has translation MDNAPLLFQLPDDDTLYRALLERDPAYDGFAFVGVKSTGVFCRLTCAARKPKRENTVFFSSIKACVEAGFRACLRCRPLAQTGAQEPLVQQLVALLESHADKRWYEEDLIERGFDPSTVRRAFKRHFGVTFLEMARLRRIGEGMQRLAGGASVIEAQISASFDSDSGFRSAFSRLIGQPPSNLRGCDLLKADWLQTPIGAMLAVADAQALHLLEFFDRPALATELKRLQQHTGSTIGFGRFAPIDQIEDELRRFFAGESASFVTPLALNASAFTRTVWQALRAIPPGTTRSYAEVANSIGSASAVRAVARANGANQIAIVIACHRVIGSDGSLTGYGGGLWRKRWLLEHERRLYAQVLARPELRADVPVAG, from the coding sequence ATGGACAACGCCCCCTTGCTGTTTCAACTGCCCGACGATGACACCCTGTACCGCGCCCTGCTCGAACGCGATCCGGCCTATGACGGGTTCGCTTTCGTCGGGGTGAAGAGCACGGGGGTGTTCTGTCGGCTGACTTGCGCGGCGCGCAAGCCCAAGCGCGAGAACACGGTGTTCTTCAGTTCGATCAAGGCCTGCGTCGAGGCCGGTTTCCGGGCCTGCCTGCGCTGCCGTCCGCTGGCGCAGACCGGGGCCCAGGAGCCCCTGGTCCAACAATTGGTCGCCTTGCTGGAAAGCCATGCCGACAAGCGCTGGTATGAAGAGGACCTGATCGAGCGCGGCTTCGATCCTTCCACGGTACGGCGGGCTTTCAAGCGTCACTTTGGCGTGACCTTCCTGGAAATGGCCCGCCTGCGCCGGATTGGCGAAGGCATGCAGCGACTGGCGGGTGGCGCCAGCGTGATCGAGGCGCAGATCAGCGCCAGTTTCGATTCCGACAGTGGTTTTCGCAGCGCCTTCAGTCGGCTGATCGGCCAACCGCCGTCGAACCTGCGTGGTTGCGATCTGCTCAAGGCCGACTGGCTGCAGACCCCGATCGGGGCGATGCTGGCGGTGGCCGATGCGCAGGCGCTGCATTTGCTGGAGTTCTTCGACCGTCCGGCCCTGGCCACTGAGCTCAAGCGCTTGCAGCAGCACACCGGCTCGACCATCGGCTTCGGACGTTTTGCCCCCATCGATCAGATCGAGGACGAATTGCGGCGTTTTTTCGCCGGGGAGTCGGCGAGTTTCGTCACGCCGCTGGCGCTGAATGCTTCGGCTTTTACCCGCACGGTCTGGCAGGCACTCAGGGCGATACCGCCCGGCACCACCCGCAGTTACGCCGAGGTGGCGAACAGCATCGGCTCGGCCTCCGCCGTGCGGGCCGTGGCCCGGGCCAACGGCGCCAACCAGATAGCCATCGTGATTGCCTGCCACCGGGTGATAGGTTCCGACGGCTCACTGACCGGCTATGGCGGCGGGCTGTGGCGCAAACGCTGGTTGCTCGAGCATGAGCGGCGCCTGTATGCGCAAGTCCTGGCGCGACCGGAGCTCAGGGCCGATGTACCCGTTGCAGGGTGA
- a CDS encoding LysR family transcriptional regulator — MDLKQLRYFVAVAEELHFGRAAARLFISQPALSFDIKKLESQLDVQLLTRNNKSVSLTNAGQVLLDEARYLLLRAEQARRLTLRSAQGFVGRLSIGFVNSILHRGLPQAVKTFEQDHPDTEIVLMEMNSAEQAQALQRGQIDIGFVHLGQFPESIRCEPVLAEPFLCCLPRSHRLAGKASIDLEELANDDFILFPRNVSPHYHDLIIARCVAAGFSPRIRHETRLWQTVVAMVAYDMGVALVPQTLAGTGKEGVHYCDINGEGALSEVHAIRHAAQPSAAAESFLAVLKALQ, encoded by the coding sequence GTGGATCTCAAGCAGCTTCGTTACTTCGTCGCGGTCGCCGAGGAGCTTCATTTCGGCCGTGCCGCCGCTCGCCTGTTCATCTCCCAGCCAGCCCTGAGCTTCGATATCAAGAAGCTCGAAAGCCAGCTGGACGTGCAGTTGCTGACCCGCAACAACAAGTCGGTGAGCCTGACCAACGCCGGCCAGGTGCTGCTCGACGAAGCCCGCTACCTGCTGCTGCGGGCCGAGCAGGCGCGGCGCCTGACACTACGCTCGGCCCAGGGGTTCGTCGGCCGGCTGAGCATCGGCTTCGTCAACTCCATCCTGCACCGTGGCTTGCCGCAAGCGGTGAAGACCTTCGAGCAGGATCACCCGGACACCGAGATCGTGCTGATGGAAATGAACAGCGCCGAGCAGGCCCAGGCCCTGCAGCGCGGGCAGATCGATATCGGTTTCGTGCACCTGGGCCAGTTTCCCGAGAGCATCCGCTGCGAACCGGTGCTCGCCGAACCCTTCCTCTGCTGCCTGCCCCGCAGCCACCGGCTGGCGGGAAAGGCCAGCATCGACCTGGAAGAACTGGCCAACGACGATTTCATCCTGTTTCCGCGCAATGTCTCGCCGCACTACCACGACCTGATCATCGCCCGCTGCGTGGCCGCCGGGTTCAGCCCGCGCATCCGCCATGAAACCCGGCTGTGGCAAACGGTGGTGGCCATGGTGGCCTACGACATGGGCGTGGCCCTGGTTCCGCAGACATTGGCGGGCACCGGCAAGGAGGGCGTGCACTACTGCGACATCAACGGCGAAGGGGCCTTGTCCGAGGTCCATGCCATCCGCCATGCGGCCCAGCCGTCGGCCGCCGCGGAGAGTTTCCTGGCCGTGCTCAAGGCCCTGCAATAG
- a CDS encoding 3-oxoadipyl-CoA thiolase, translating to MLDAYIYSGLRTPFGRHGGSLAGVRPDDLVAPLLVRLLETSGLPVEALEEVILGCTNQAGEDSRNLARNALLSAGLPWRVAGQTVNRLCASGLSAVIDAARAITCGEGRLYLAGGVESMSRAPFIMAKAESAYSRTLDVADSTIGARFANPRLVQRYGNHSMPETGDNLARRYAIEREDADRFAAASQARYQAALQAGVLEGEIMAVEAPLGRRGQTVTVAHDEHPRPRSDLAALSRLPTLFAGGVVTAGNASGINDGAAVLLLGDRQIGLEHGVRPLARILSSAAVGVEPQFMGIGPHTAILLALQRARIGLEQVDLIEINEAFASQVLACLKALDLDFDDPRVNPTGGAIAIGHPLGASGARLALSACRTLQRTQQRYAVVSLCVGVGQGVAMVIERV from the coding sequence ATGCTCGATGCCTATATCTACAGCGGTTTGCGCACACCCTTCGGCCGTCACGGCGGCAGCCTGGCCGGCGTACGGCCGGACGATCTTGTAGCGCCCTTGCTGGTGCGCCTATTGGAGACCTCGGGGCTGCCCGTCGAGGCGCTGGAAGAAGTGATCCTCGGTTGTACCAACCAGGCCGGCGAGGACAGCCGCAACCTGGCGCGCAATGCCTTGCTCAGCGCCGGGCTGCCCTGGCGCGTGGCCGGGCAGACGGTCAACCGCCTGTGCGCCAGCGGCCTGTCGGCGGTGATCGACGCGGCCCGGGCGATCACCTGCGGCGAGGGCCGCTTGTACCTGGCCGGCGGCGTCGAGAGCATGTCCCGCGCGCCGTTTATCATGGCCAAGGCCGAAAGCGCCTACAGCCGCACCCTGGACGTGGCTGACAGCACCATCGGCGCGCGCTTCGCCAATCCGCGGCTGGTGCAGCGCTACGGCAACCACAGCATGCCCGAGACCGGCGATAACCTGGCGCGCCGCTATGCCATCGAGCGCGAGGACGCCGACCGCTTTGCCGCCGCGTCCCAGGCGCGCTACCAGGCCGCCTTGCAGGCCGGGGTGCTGGAGGGCGAGATCATGGCCGTCGAGGCGCCGCTCGGGCGCAGGGGCCAGACCGTGACGGTCGCGCATGACGAGCATCCGCGTCCGCGCTCCGACCTGGCCGCCCTGTCACGCTTGCCCACGCTGTTCGCCGGTGGCGTGGTGACGGCGGGCAATGCCTCGGGGATCAACGACGGGGCGGCGGTGCTGCTGCTCGGCGATCGCCAGATCGGACTCGAACACGGGGTGCGGCCGCTGGCGCGGATCCTCTCGTCGGCGGCGGTCGGCGTCGAGCCGCAGTTCATGGGCATCGGTCCGCACACCGCCATACTGCTGGCCTTGCAGCGGGCCCGCATCGGCCTGGAGCAGGTCGACCTGATCGAGATCAACGAGGCGTTCGCGTCCCAGGTGCTGGCCTGCCTCAAGGCCTTGGATCTGGATTTCGACGACCCGCGGGTCAACCCTACCGGCGGCGCCATCGCCATCGGTCACCCGCTGGGCGCCTCCGGCGCGCGGCTGGCGTTGAGCGCCTGTCGCACCCTGCAGCGCACCCAGCAGCGCTATGCCGTGGTCAGCCTGTGCGTGGGCGTCGGCCAGGGCGTGGCCATGGTGATCGAACGCGTTTGA
- a CDS encoding CaiB/BaiF CoA-transferase family protein encodes MSNPQGALHGLKVIDLSRVLGGPYCSQALADHGAEVIKLEPLGGDETRGWGPPFEGDDAAYFRGVNRNKQGIAVDLSRPEGIRLLMRLLEGADVLIENFKPGTLDRWGIGYAQVLSQRFPALIHCAVSGFGSDGPLGGLPGYDAVIQAMAGLMSVNGEAESGPLRIGLPIVDMVTGLNALAGILLALNERHRSGLGQSLDITLYDCGVSLLHPHLANYFAAGKTPRRTGNAHPNIAPYDSYRTGTEPIFLAVGNDRQFAKLCEQLDAGALLDDPRFADNGRRSVNREALKQELEERLARHDGTLLAARLIRLGVPCGSIASIDQVVEHPHTRHRGLLVDIGDYRGVGSPVKLSRTPASYRHAPPALGADTRRVLEGLGLDSQTIDTLYERGIVRG; translated from the coding sequence ATGAGCAATCCACAAGGGGCCCTGCACGGCCTGAAAGTCATCGATCTGAGCCGGGTGCTGGGCGGCCCTTACTGTTCCCAGGCCCTGGCCGACCATGGCGCCGAAGTGATCAAGCTCGAACCCCTGGGCGGCGACGAGACCCGCGGTTGGGGCCCGCCCTTCGAGGGTGACGATGCGGCGTATTTCCGTGGCGTGAACCGCAACAAGCAAGGGATCGCCGTGGACCTCTCGCGGCCCGAAGGCATCCGCTTGCTGATGCGCCTGCTCGAAGGCGCCGATGTGCTGATCGAGAACTTCAAGCCCGGCACCCTGGACCGCTGGGGCATCGGTTATGCCCAGGTGCTGAGCCAGCGCTTCCCGGCGCTGATCCATTGCGCGGTCTCCGGTTTCGGCAGCGACGGTCCGCTGGGCGGCCTGCCCGGCTACGACGCGGTGATCCAGGCGATGGCCGGGCTGATGAGCGTCAACGGCGAAGCCGAGAGCGGCCCGCTGCGTATCGGCCTGCCGATCGTCGACATGGTCACCGGGCTCAACGCCCTGGCGGGGATTCTCCTGGCGCTCAACGAGCGGCATCGCAGCGGCCTGGGGCAGTCCCTCGACATCACGCTGTACGACTGCGGCGTGTCGCTGCTGCACCCGCACCTGGCCAACTATTTCGCCGCCGGCAAGACCCCGCGGCGCACCGGCAACGCCCATCCGAACATCGCGCCCTACGACAGCTACCGCACCGGCACCGAGCCGATTTTCCTGGCGGTCGGCAACGACCGGCAGTTCGCCAAGCTGTGCGAGCAACTGGACGCTGGCGCGCTGCTCGATGACCCGCGGTTCGCCGACAACGGCCGGCGCTCGGTCAATCGTGAAGCGTTGAAGCAGGAACTGGAGGAGCGCCTGGCCAGGCACGACGGCACGCTGCTGGCGGCCCGGCTGATCCGCCTGGGCGTGCCCTGCGGCTCGATCGCCTCGATCGACCAGGTGGTCGAGCACCCGCACACCCGGCATCGCGGCCTGCTGGTGGACATCGGCGATTACCGCGGCGTCGGTTCGCCGGTCAAGCTGTCCCGCACCCCGGCCAGCTATCGCCATGCCCCGCCGGCGCTGGGGGCCGACACCCGCCGGGTACTCGAAGGCCTGGGCCTGGACAGCCAGACGATCGACACCCTGTACGAGCGCGGCATCGTTCGCGGCTGA
- a CDS encoding 3-hydroxyacyl-CoA dehydrogenase produces the protein MQPLQRIGLVGTGAMGRGIAQVLALAGFEVCLFDARPGAASAAREQLATTFAQQTEKARITVQAASAALDNLRVVGSLQALRDCQLVIEAIVEDLAAKQQLFRQLEEVLAPQAILASNTSSLSITAIASACRHPQRVAGLHFFNPVPRMRIVEVVDGLATDAEVGVCLEALVRGLGYHPARVKDSPGFIVNHAGRAFGTEALRILSEGVAPPWLIDAVLRDSAGFAMGPFELLDLIGLDVSAPVMESIYRQFYEEPRYRPHPVLRLMLAGGRLGRKSGQGFYDYGEPGGAPRQRQHVPSCTVLPPVWIVADDEIGKLRLLTLLQRLGARIESASRPSAQALCLVAPLGEDASESALRHALDPARTVAIDTLPELDSQRCLMLNPATRADMQEAAHALFSADGGTVTVIRDSCGFIVQRTLASIVNLACDIAQQGIASVADIDAAVRLGLGYPLGPLEWGDQLGAGRLLQILERLDALTGDPRYRPSPWLRRRALLGLSLRQPENPLPA, from the coding sequence ATGCAACCACTGCAACGTATCGGCCTGGTCGGCACCGGGGCCATGGGCCGCGGGATTGCCCAGGTCCTGGCCCTGGCCGGGTTCGAGGTGTGCCTGTTCGATGCGCGTCCCGGCGCCGCCAGCGCGGCCCGCGAACAGTTGGCGACGACCTTCGCCCAGCAGACCGAGAAGGCGCGCATCACCGTGCAAGCGGCCAGTGCGGCGCTGGATAACCTGAGGGTGGTCGGCAGCCTGCAAGCGCTGCGCGACTGCCAGCTGGTGATCGAGGCGATAGTCGAGGACCTGGCGGCCAAGCAGCAGCTGTTCCGGCAACTGGAGGAGGTGCTGGCGCCGCAGGCGATCCTGGCGAGCAATACCTCGTCGCTGTCGATTACCGCGATTGCCAGCGCCTGCCGCCACCCGCAGCGGGTGGCCGGGTTGCACTTCTTCAATCCCGTACCGCGGATGCGCATCGTCGAGGTGGTCGACGGCCTCGCTACCGATGCTGAAGTCGGGGTCTGCCTGGAGGCGCTGGTGCGGGGGCTTGGCTATCACCCGGCGCGGGTCAAGGATTCCCCCGGCTTTATCGTCAACCATGCGGGGCGCGCCTTCGGCACCGAGGCCCTGCGCATTCTCAGCGAAGGCGTGGCGCCGCCGTGGTTGATCGATGCGGTGCTGCGCGACAGCGCCGGTTTCGCCATGGGGCCGTTCGAGCTGCTGGACCTGATCGGCCTGGATGTCAGCGCGCCGGTGATGGAATCGATCTACCGACAGTTCTATGAAGAGCCGCGTTACCGGCCGCACCCGGTGCTGCGGCTGATGCTGGCGGGCGGTCGCCTGGGGCGCAAGAGCGGCCAGGGCTTCTATGACTATGGCGAGCCGGGCGGGGCGCCGCGCCAGCGTCAGCACGTGCCGTCCTGTACGGTGTTGCCACCGGTGTGGATCGTCGCCGATGACGAAATCGGCAAGCTGCGCTTGTTGACCCTGCTCCAGCGCCTGGGGGCGCGCATCGAAAGCGCTTCGCGGCCTTCCGCCCAGGCCTTGTGCCTGGTGGCGCCGCTGGGCGAGGACGCCAGCGAATCGGCCCTGCGCCATGCCCTGGACCCGGCGCGCACGGTGGCCATCGACACCCTGCCGGAACTCGACAGCCAGCGCTGCCTGATGCTCAACCCGGCGACCCGCGCAGACATGCAGGAGGCCGCCCATGCGCTGTTCAGCGCCGATGGCGGCACAGTGACGGTGATCCGCGACAGCTGCGGCTTCATTGTCCAGCGCACCCTGGCGTCGATCGTCAACCTGGCCTGCGATATCGCCCAGCAGGGCATCGCCTCGGTGGCCGATATCGACGCGGCGGTCCGCCTGGGCCTCGGTTATCCGCTGGGGCCGCTGGAGTGGGGCGACCAGCTGGGCGCCGGGCGGTTGTTGCAGATCCTCGAACGCCTGGACGCGCTCACCGGCGATCCGCGTTACCGCCCCAGCCCCTGGCTGCGGCGCCGGGCGCTGCTGGGGCTGTCCCTGCGCCAGCCGGAAAACCCGCTGCCGGCCTGA
- a CDS encoding chorismate mutase, translated as MTSRLCLALLTLLLAGNACAAPAALAPLLGSIEERLAIADQVALSKWDSHKPVEDRPREREVIAAAVALAPAYQLEGGTVEQFFAAQIEANKLVQYARLSQWTLKGQAPDSPRPDLVGQIRPQLDRLQKRLLQQLADFGPYRTDPQCPSWLARATHGGDRPELRRLALVRATAELCVSKG; from the coding sequence ATGACTTCACGACTCTGCCTCGCCCTGTTGACGCTGTTGCTGGCCGGCAATGCCTGTGCCGCGCCCGCCGCCCTCGCCCCGCTGCTGGGCAGCATCGAAGAACGCCTGGCCATCGCCGACCAGGTGGCCCTGAGCAAATGGGACAGCCACAAGCCGGTGGAAGACCGCCCGCGCGAGCGTGAAGTGATTGCCGCCGCGGTGGCCCTGGCACCCGCCTACCAACTCGAAGGCGGCACGGTGGAGCAGTTCTTCGCCGCGCAGATCGAGGCCAACAAGCTGGTGCAATACGCTCGCCTGTCGCAGTGGACATTAAAAGGCCAGGCCCCGGACAGCCCGCGCCCGGACCTGGTCGGGCAGATCCGTCCGCAACTCGATCGGTTACAAAAACGCCTGTTGCAGCAACTGGCCGATTTCGGCCCCTACCGCACCGACCCGCAATGCCCGTCCTGGCTGGCCCGGGCCACCCATGGCGGCGACCGGCCCGAGCTGCGCCGACTGGCGCTGGTCCGCGCCACCGCCGAGCTTTGTGTGTCCAAAGGTTGA